A stretch of the Janthinobacterium sp. B9-8 genome encodes the following:
- a CDS encoding DUF3592 domain-containing protein produces the protein MRKPKKGVLGFYVSVVSILSFIGGGFAIYFSFIYGCSQWQAYQSQYWPHTTAVIEKIDFISSKHKSKTLFHAQIDYRYFVAHQVYRGEYQSSSTDTLAEQQEQWAAYSVGGPLSVAYQSFNPSVVFTRFDQHPWWLHAIKSVGLLLFSLLVFCMGGVLCLSMLGITYKEPRASKRERADSQRECRVNAIARKKAQGSLRKKA, from the coding sequence ATGAGGAAACCTAAAAAAGGAGTGTTGGGTTTCTATGTTTCTGTGGTGTCAATTCTGAGTTTTATAGGCGGAGGCTTTGCTATTTATTTTTCATTTATTTATGGGTGCTCGCAGTGGCAGGCTTATCAAAGCCAGTATTGGCCGCATACAACGGCGGTTATTGAGAAAATTGATTTCATTTCATCTAAGCATAAGAGCAAAACGTTATTTCATGCTCAAATTGACTACCGCTATTTTGTTGCACATCAAGTCTATAGGGGTGAGTACCAATCTAGTAGTACTGATACGTTGGCTGAGCAACAGGAACAATGGGCTGCATATTCTGTAGGCGGCCCGTTGAGCGTTGCGTATCAATCATTTAATCCATCCGTGGTGTTCACACGTTTTGATCAGCACCCGTGGTGGTTGCATGCCATTAAAAGTGTTGGGTTGCTGTTGTTTAGTCTTTTGGTCTTTTGTATGGGAGGCGTGTTGTGTTTATCCATGCTGGGTATTACATATAAAGAGCCTCGCGCGAGCAAGCGTGAGCGAGCTGATTCGCAAAGGGAATGCAGGGTGAATGCGATTGCTCGTAAAAAAGCACAAGGCAGTCTGCGTAAAAAAGCATAG
- a CDS encoding RBBP9/YdeN family alpha/beta hydrolase, giving the protein MPTLYIIHGFDAAPSNHWFPWLQDQLAALGVACHILAMPNSSQPDLNAWLAKIRQSVAVHDEDVYFVGHSLGCITVLRHLEQINQTIGGVVLVAGFAEAVPKLPQLDEFTAQPLNTVHLRQHIKQRCVIASDNDATISFALTEALGQQLDARFLTVQNGGHFLLGEGFDTLPVVLEELRRMFERARAKTPVNHA; this is encoded by the coding sequence ATGCCCACCCTCTACATCATCCACGGCTTTGATGCCGCGCCTTCAAATCACTGGTTTCCTTGGTTGCAAGATCAGCTGGCTGCTCTTGGGGTGGCTTGCCATATTCTGGCGATGCCCAACTCCAGCCAGCCAGATTTAAACGCATGGCTAGCTAAAATTAGGCAGAGCGTGGCGGTGCATGATGAGGATGTTTATTTTGTGGGGCATAGCTTGGGCTGCATTACGGTGCTGCGGCATTTGGAGCAGATAAATCAAACCATTGGCGGGGTGGTATTGGTGGCGGGGTTTGCTGAGGCCGTGCCAAAGCTGCCTCAGCTAGATGAATTTACTGCGCAGCCATTAAATACCGTGCATCTGCGCCAGCACATTAAACAGCGCTGCGTGATTGCTTCGGATAACGATGCCACTATTTCTTTCGCTCTGACCGAGGCGCTAGGCCAGCAGCTGGATGCGCGGTTTTTAACTGTACAAAATGGCGGGCATTTTTTGCTGGGCGAAGGCTTTGATACCCTGCCGGTGGTGCTAGAAGAATTACGCCGGATGTTTGAGCGAGCCCGCGCTAAAACACCCGTCAACCACGCTTAG
- the tpiA gene encoding triose-phosphate isomerase: protein MVVANWKMFGNLALCRESLPRLSAAAMDGVELVVCPPAPYLGEVGRLASRSGVHYGAQDVAEVTHGARTGEWSADMLAELGCRYAIVGHSERRDRHRECNQTVAVKAAMCIAAGVIPIVCVGETMSDRESGQTEAVLAEQLTAILQLMKKNAMFVLAYEPVWAIGTGLAATPEMAQDVHAFLRQQLAIFSPAWAESVTILYGGSVKANNAASLFAMPDIDGGLVGGASLNVDDLLTIYRAASI, encoded by the coding sequence ATGGTGGTGGCCAATTGGAAAATGTTTGGCAATCTGGCGCTGTGCCGCGAAAGCCTACCGCGCTTGTCTGCTGCCGCAATGGATGGCGTAGAGCTGGTGGTGTGCCCGCCCGCGCCTTATTTGGGTGAAGTGGGGCGCTTGGCCAGCCGCTCTGGTGTTCACTATGGCGCGCAGGATGTGGCTGAAGTGACCCACGGTGCGCGCACTGGTGAGTGGTCGGCCGATATGTTGGCTGAGCTAGGCTGCCGCTACGCCATTGTGGGGCATTCTGAACGGCGGGATCGCCACCGCGAATGCAATCAAACCGTGGCGGTAAAAGCGGCCATGTGTATTGCCGCTGGTGTGATCCCGATTGTGTGTGTGGGTGAAACCATGAGCGATCGGGAGTCGGGCCAGACTGAAGCCGTTTTGGCCGAACAGTTGACCGCCATTTTGCAGTTGATGAAAAAGAACGCCATGTTTGTACTTGCTTACGAGCCAGTATGGGCCATTGGCACAGGTCTTGCCGCTACACCAGAAATGGCGCAAGACGTACATGCATTCTTACGGCAACAATTAGCAATATTCTCCCCCGCATGGGCCGAATCGGTGACGATTCTATACGGCGGCAGCGTCAAAGCCAACAACGCCGCATCGTTGTTTGCCATGCCCGATATTGATGGCGGATTGGTGGGCGGAGCCTCATTAAACGTGGATGACTTGCTGACAATTTATCGGGCTGCTTCTATTTGA
- the glpD gene encoding glycerol-3-phosphate dehydrogenase: MEEKIYDVLVVGGGINGVGIARDAAGRGLSVCLCEKDDLAQHTSSASSKLIHGGLRYLEYYEFGLVRKALQEREVLLDLAPHIIWPLRFVMPHDPTGRPKWLIRTGLFLYDHLASRKVLRGTETIRFDRHASGAPLKAGYTHGFAYSDGWVQDARLVVLNAMDAVERGAVVHTQTACVAAKREKGVWYCTLQGANGVQQVKARTVVNAAGAWVESVLKNVVGQKSAHALRLVKGSHIVVKKLFDHPDAYIFQNPDKRIIFAIPYEKDFTLIGTTDVEYHADPARVSIDKDEIAYLCQMSNRYFEQQISPSDVVATFSGVRPLLDDASGNAASVTRDYSLEFDASEGLLSVFGGKITTYRKLAEQAVDLLAPHLGNHHAIWSATKPLPGGDLHGSFEQFMQKLAKDYAWMPGDLLQRYARTYGSRTAVLLKGARCVADLGEEILPNLYAAEVRYLMQFEWAKSAEDILWRRTKLRLHLAANADEVLAKWLAKDAVRSADTALVS, encoded by the coding sequence GTGGAAGAGAAAATTTACGATGTATTGGTCGTGGGCGGAGGCATTAACGGGGTCGGGATCGCGCGGGATGCGGCTGGCCGTGGTCTTTCTGTTTGCCTGTGTGAAAAAGATGATTTGGCGCAGCACACCTCGTCGGCCAGCTCCAAGCTAATTCACGGTGGTTTGCGCTATCTGGAATATTACGAATTTGGCTTGGTCCGCAAGGCTTTGCAAGAGCGCGAAGTGCTGCTGGATTTAGCCCCGCATATTATCTGGCCGCTACGCTTTGTGATGCCACACGATCCTACTGGTCGCCCGAAGTGGCTGATCCGTACCGGTTTGTTTCTTTATGATCATTTGGCGAGTCGCAAAGTTTTGCGGGGTACAGAAACGATTCGTTTTGATCGGCATGCCTCGGGCGCACCATTAAAAGCTGGTTATACCCATGGTTTTGCCTATTCGGATGGCTGGGTACAAGACGCCCGTTTGGTGGTACTTAATGCCATGGATGCCGTCGAGCGCGGGGCCGTGGTGCATACCCAAACGGCGTGTGTGGCGGCTAAGCGCGAAAAAGGCGTTTGGTACTGCACTTTGCAGGGGGCAAATGGTGTGCAGCAAGTGAAAGCACGCACGGTGGTGAATGCGGCCGGTGCATGGGTGGAATCAGTACTTAAAAATGTGGTTGGTCAAAAATCAGCCCATGCGCTGCGCTTGGTTAAAGGCAGCCATATTGTGGTGAAAAAGCTGTTTGATCATCCTGATGCGTATATTTTTCAAAATCCGGATAAGCGCATTATTTTTGCGATTCCCTATGAAAAAGACTTCACCCTGATCGGCACCACCGATGTGGAATATCACGCTGATCCGGCCAGAGTCAGTATCGATAAAGATGAAATCGCCTACCTTTGCCAGATGAGCAATCGCTACTTTGAGCAGCAAATTAGCCCAAGCGACGTGGTGGCTACTTTTTCAGGAGTTCGCCCCTTACTGGACGACGCTTCCGGCAATGCGGCCAGCGTGACCCGTGATTACTCACTGGAGTTTGATGCCAGTGAAGGCTTATTGTCAGTGTTTGGCGGAAAAATCACCACCTACCGCAAGCTGGCCGAACAGGCCGTTGATTTGCTTGCGCCGCATCTGGGTAATCATCACGCAATATGGAGTGCAACTAAGCCCTTGCCGGGGGGCGATTTGCACGGCAGTTTCGAGCAATTTATGCAAAAGCTGGCGAAAGATTATGCATGGATGCCGGGCGATTTATTGCAGCGATATGCGCGTACCTATGGATCAAGAACGGCTGTGCTGCTTAAAGGCGCAAGGTGTGTGGCTGATTTGGGCGAGGAAATCCTGCCGAACCTCTATGCCGCCGAAGTGCGCTATTTAATGCAATTTGAATGGGCAAAAAGCGCTGAAGATATCCTGTGGCGCAGAACCAAGCTCAGGTTACATCTGGCCGCTAATGCCGATGAAGTACTGGCTAAGTGGCTGGCAAAAGACGCCGTGCGTTCAGCAGATACAGCGCTTGTTTCATAA